The following proteins come from a genomic window of Oncorhynchus mykiss isolate Arlee chromosome 19, USDA_OmykA_1.1, whole genome shotgun sequence:
- the ap4s1 gene encoding AP-4 complex subunit sigma-1, whose product MIKFLLMVNKQGQTRLSKYYEQVDIEKRPSLETDVVKRCLSRKKEECSFVEYKDFRLVYRQYAALFIVVGISDTENELSIYELVHNFVEVLDKYFSRVSELDIMFNLDKVHIIIDEIIQNGHIVETNKNRILAPLLALDKMAEAH is encoded by the exons ATGATCAAGTTCCTTCTGATGGTTAACAAGCAGGGCCAGACCCGCCTGTCTAAGTATTATGAGCAGGTGGACATTGAGAAGAGGCCTTCTCTGGAGACTGATGTTGTCAAGAGATGCCTGTCACGCAAAAAAGAAGAG TGCTCTTTTGTGGAATACAAGGACTTCAGACTAGTGTATCGACAGTATGCTGCTCTCTTCATAGTTGTTGGTATCAGTGACACTGAG AATGAGCTGTCAATCTATGAGCTGGTACACAACTTTGTTGAGGTTCTTGACAAGTACTTTAGTCGTGTG AGTGAATTGGAT ATCATGTTCAACCTGGATAAAGTGCACATCATCATTGATGAGATTATCCAGAATGGACACATAGTGGAGACCAACAAGAACCGCATCCTGGCACCTCTACTTGCTCTGGACAAGATGGCTGAGGCACATTGA